A genomic stretch from Falco cherrug isolate bFalChe1 chromosome 1, bFalChe1.pri, whole genome shotgun sequence includes:
- the LOC114018107 gene encoding uncharacterized protein LOC114018107 isoform X4: MARKEPLLSALKGGVLRLREGGGPCTDTSPHLASLCQLLESILRKGLQQPAWGFRRRDYWHWLEQLPTGTSGGRPTPLSASIQQVGSCQGVRTAQGRGRHFLRLALQRKVLAAAVQQLAQTPRLLEFYDPVSSILGNEDLLEPFLSLLLVMTEMDFSLDLQNCSFLDESWLLPVCITYETVPCLALGMVLRYVDGRVFVTEVLPESQAEVDEVVLAGDILDEINGCSLRNAYNGQAGAMLQKLKGQPLSFRLLRWRWHDGEVYEPLLPYLKVLKEKEPQFQLQRGPRHRSEGEPWGLHGGRRRMSRGSLLWCPPALFSPGCFTTCATWARPALGSVVAKRCWTGPSPPCWRGTRQRGVLRKQSSAAVVMGASSSSIPHSGGFI; the protein is encoded by the exons ATGGCCAGGAAGGAGCCGCTGCTGAGCGCCCTTAAAG GCGGGGTGCTGCGGCTGCGGGAGGGCGGGGGGCCCTGCACCGACACCTCGCCGCACCTCGcctccctctgccagctgctggagagcaTCCTGCGCAAGGGGCTCCAAC AGCCAGCCTGGGGCTTCAGGAGACGGGATTACTGGCACTGGCTGGAGCAGCTTCCCACAGGAACCAGCGGCGG CAGGCCGACCCCTCTCTCCGCCAGCATCCAGCAAgtgggcagctgccagggcGTGCGGACGGCACAGGGTCGCGGGCGGCACTTTCTGCGCTTGGCCCTGCAGAGGAAGGTGCTGGCGGCGGCCGTACAGCAGCTGGCGCAGACCCCCCGGCTCCTGGAG TTTTACGATCCGGTGAGCTCCATCCTGGGCAATGAAGACCTTCTGG agcccttcCTCTCGCTGCTGCTGGTGATGACAGAGATGGATTTCTCTCTGGACCTGCAG AACTGCAGCTTCTTGGATGAAAGCTGGCTGCTGCCG GTGTGCATCACTTATGAGACGGTCCCGTGCCTAGCACTGGGAATGGTGCTAAG GTACGTGGATGGCCGCGTCTTTGTCACCGAGGTGCTCCCTGAAAGCCAGGCAGAGGTGGATGAGGTGGTGCTCGCCGGTGACATCCTCGACGAGATCAATGGCTGCTCTCTGAGAAATGCCTACAACGGGCAG GCCGGGGCCatgctgcagaagctgaaggGACAGCCGCTCAGCTTCCGCCTGCTGCGATGGCGGTGGCACGACGGGGAGGTCTACGAGCCGCTGCTGCCCTACCTGAAGGTCCTGAAGGAGAAGGAGCCCCAATTCCAGCTCCAACGCGGTCCCCGGCACAGGAGCGAGGGGGAGCCATGGGGGCTGCATGGGGGCAG gaggaggatgagcAGGGGGTCCTTGCtctggtgccccccagccctttTCTCCCCAGGCTGCTTTACAACCTGCGCTACCTGGGCCAGACCAGCGTTGGGAAG TGTGGTGGCAAAGAGGTGCTGGACCGGGCCATCTCCGCCGTGCTGGAGAGGCACGCGGCAGCGCGG
- the GALK1 gene encoding galactokinase isoform X1, whose product MAQAVAEPGWAPLVAAARREHGAALGARAVLAAWAPGRVNLIGEHTDYNGGFVLPMALPLGTVLVGSPTQDGTISILTTSAEADEPHRVQFPTPRSGSPLSPGQPRWANYIKGVIQHYRGGPVPGFSAVVASNIPLGGGLSSSAALEVATYTFLQQLCPDDGDLVAKALACQKAEHTFAGMPCGIMDQFISVMGKEGHALLIDCRSLETTLVPLTDASLAVLITNSNVRHTLTGSEYPTRRRQCEEAAVALGKASLRDATMAELEAARSRLGEEVYRRARHVIGEIARTVQAAQALQDRDYRMFGRLMVESHNSLRDDYEVSCPELDELVVAALEVDGVYGSRMTGGGFGGCTVTLLEAGAAERAQHHIQERFSGTATFYLTKPSGGAKVLPL is encoded by the exons ATGGCGCAGGCGGTGGCGGAGCCCGGGTGGGCCCCGTTGGTGGCGGCCGCCCGGCGGGAGCACGGGGCGGCGCTCGGGGCGCGGGCGGTGCTGGCGGCCTGGGCCCCCGGCCGGGTCAACCTCATCGGCGAGCACACCGACTACAACGGCGGCTTCGTGCTGCCCATG gCCCTGCCGCTGGGGACGGTGCTGGTGGGATCCCCCACGCAGGACGGGACCATCTCCATCCTCACCACCTCGGCGGAGGCAGATGAGCCCCACAGGGTGCAGTTCCCGACCCCACGCTCAGGCAGCCCTCTGAGCCCGGGGCAGCCTCGCTGGGCCAACTACATCAAGGGTGTCATCCAGCACTACCGGG GTGGTCCTGTGCCAGGCTTCAGCGCCGTGGTAGCCAGTAACATCCCCCTGGGCGGGGGCCTCTCCAGCTCGGCCGCTCTGGAGGTGGCTACTTAcaccttcctccagcagctctgtcctG ATGATGGTGATTTGGTAGCCAAGGCACTGGCATGCCAGAAAGCGGAACACACGTTCGCTGGCATGCCCTGCGGGATCATGGACCAGTTCATATCTGTGATGGGCAAGGAAGGCCACGCGCTGCTCATTGACTGCAG GTCCCTGGAGACCACCCTTGTGCCACTGACCGATGCCAGCCTGGCCGTCCTCATCACCAACTCCAACGTGCGGCACACGCTGACGGGCAGTGAGTACCCCACGCGCCGGCGGCAGTGCGAGGAGGCAGCAGTGGCGCTCGGCAAAGCCAGCCTTCGAGATGCTACCATGGCCGAGCTGGAAG CGGCCAGGAGCCGGCTGGGCGAGGAGGTGTACCGGCGGGCCAGGCATGTCATTGGCGAGATAGCACGGACGGTCCAGGCAGCACAAGCGCTGCAGGACAGGGACTACaggatgtttgggagactgATGGTGGAGAGTCACAACTCGCTCAG GGACGACTACGAAGTGAGCTGCCCGGAGCTGGACGAGCTGGTAGTGGCAGCCCTGGAGGTCGATGGGGTTTATGGCAGCAGGATGACCGGGGGAGGCTTTGGAGGCTGCACGGTGAcgctgctggaggctggggctgcagagagAGCCCAACACCACATCCAG GAGAGATTCAGCGGTACAGCCACCTTCTACCTCACCAAACCCTCCGGAGGGGCAAAGGTGCTGCCCCTGTAG
- the GALK1 gene encoding galactokinase isoform X2, with product MAQAVAEPGWAPLVAAARREHGAALGARAVLAAWAPGRVNLIGEHTDYNGGFVLPMDGTISILTTSAEADEPHRVQFPTPRSGSPLSPGQPRWANYIKGVIQHYRGGPVPGFSAVVASNIPLGGGLSSSAALEVATYTFLQQLCPDDGDLVAKALACQKAEHTFAGMPCGIMDQFISVMGKEGHALLIDCRSLETTLVPLTDASLAVLITNSNVRHTLTGSEYPTRRRQCEEAAVALGKASLRDATMAELEAARSRLGEEVYRRARHVIGEIARTVQAAQALQDRDYRMFGRLMVESHNSLRDDYEVSCPELDELVVAALEVDGVYGSRMTGGGFGGCTVTLLEAGAAERAQHHIQERFSGTATFYLTKPSGGAKVLPL from the exons ATGGCGCAGGCGGTGGCGGAGCCCGGGTGGGCCCCGTTGGTGGCGGCCGCCCGGCGGGAGCACGGGGCGGCGCTCGGGGCGCGGGCGGTGCTGGCGGCCTGGGCCCCCGGCCGGGTCAACCTCATCGGCGAGCACACCGACTACAACGGCGGCTTCGTGCTGCCCATG GACGGGACCATCTCCATCCTCACCACCTCGGCGGAGGCAGATGAGCCCCACAGGGTGCAGTTCCCGACCCCACGCTCAGGCAGCCCTCTGAGCCCGGGGCAGCCTCGCTGGGCCAACTACATCAAGGGTGTCATCCAGCACTACCGGG GTGGTCCTGTGCCAGGCTTCAGCGCCGTGGTAGCCAGTAACATCCCCCTGGGCGGGGGCCTCTCCAGCTCGGCCGCTCTGGAGGTGGCTACTTAcaccttcctccagcagctctgtcctG ATGATGGTGATTTGGTAGCCAAGGCACTGGCATGCCAGAAAGCGGAACACACGTTCGCTGGCATGCCCTGCGGGATCATGGACCAGTTCATATCTGTGATGGGCAAGGAAGGCCACGCGCTGCTCATTGACTGCAG GTCCCTGGAGACCACCCTTGTGCCACTGACCGATGCCAGCCTGGCCGTCCTCATCACCAACTCCAACGTGCGGCACACGCTGACGGGCAGTGAGTACCCCACGCGCCGGCGGCAGTGCGAGGAGGCAGCAGTGGCGCTCGGCAAAGCCAGCCTTCGAGATGCTACCATGGCCGAGCTGGAAG CGGCCAGGAGCCGGCTGGGCGAGGAGGTGTACCGGCGGGCCAGGCATGTCATTGGCGAGATAGCACGGACGGTCCAGGCAGCACAAGCGCTGCAGGACAGGGACTACaggatgtttgggagactgATGGTGGAGAGTCACAACTCGCTCAG GGACGACTACGAAGTGAGCTGCCCGGAGCTGGACGAGCTGGTAGTGGCAGCCCTGGAGGTCGATGGGGTTTATGGCAGCAGGATGACCGGGGGAGGCTTTGGAGGCTGCACGGTGAcgctgctggaggctggggctgcagagagAGCCCAACACCACATCCAG GAGAGATTCAGCGGTACAGCCACCTTCTACCTCACCAAACCCTCCGGAGGGGCAAAGGTGCTGCCCCTGTAG